A single genomic interval of Amycolatopsis albispora harbors:
- a CDS encoding methyltransferase domain-containing protein, protein MGRERGLKAFLDELVVAGEIGSPTIPARTVHSLQPLELQRDHSVLEIGVGTGVTTAVLAETVGHGGLVTTVDSDVDRVVLARKRLVRHYGHVSVLHREAVAGASKYAPFDRVVAHHDIPLRRLPYAWVEQAEPGALLLVPVRNFLVRFTVHDDGTATGRPVLAHTGLSEANWRLRWDERKTTRSVTRTEPGMLLKPGPRWALAATVPSCEYEMAAEGAWLRDPFTSSWASVAPQDGAYLVRQTGPRRLWDETEAAYRWWLDRGTPKPQDWEWVVTRGRQHVRLRPEPR, encoded by the coding sequence ATGGGCAGGGAACGTGGACTCAAGGCGTTTCTCGACGAGTTGGTGGTCGCGGGTGAGATCGGGTCGCCGACGATTCCGGCGAGGACCGTGCATTCGTTGCAGCCGCTCGAGTTGCAGCGCGACCACTCCGTTCTGGAGATCGGCGTCGGCACCGGGGTGACGACCGCGGTGCTGGCGGAGACCGTCGGGCACGGTGGGCTGGTGACCACTGTGGACAGTGACGTTGACCGCGTGGTGCTGGCGCGAAAACGGCTGGTGCGGCACTACGGGCACGTGTCCGTGCTCCATCGCGAGGCCGTCGCCGGGGCGTCGAAGTACGCGCCGTTCGACCGGGTCGTCGCGCACCACGACATCCCGCTTCGGCGCCTTCCGTACGCCTGGGTCGAGCAGGCCGAACCCGGTGCGCTCCTCCTCGTGCCGGTGCGGAACTTCCTGGTCCGGTTCACCGTGCACGACGACGGCACGGCCACCGGGCGTCCCGTGCTCGCGCACACCGGACTGTCCGAGGCGAACTGGCGACTTCGCTGGGACGAGCGCAAGACCACCCGGTCGGTGACCCGGACCGAGCCGGGGATGTTGCTGAAGCCGGGGCCGCGCTGGGCGCTCGCCGCGACCGTGCCGTCGTGCGAGTACGAAATGGCCGCCGAAGGCGCCTGGCTGCGCGATCCGTTCACCAGTTCGTGGGCGTCGGTCGCGCCCCAGGACGGTGCCTACCTGGTGCGACAGACCGGACCCCGCCGACTGTGGGACGAGACCGAGGCCGCTTACCGGTGGTGGCTGGACCGTGGCACCCCGAAGCCCCAGGACTGGGAATGGGTGGTGACACGTGGACGCCAGCACGTGCGCCTGCGGCCCGAACCACGGTGA
- a CDS encoding VOC family protein, whose amino-acid sequence MPRLKSVHHLALTVTDVDRSVPWYVRVLELEEAARREDPETGMRKVVLKSADHSFSVVLVQHPDTERPWFDERRTGLDHVAFCVDTRDELKDWEKRLAEHGVTYSAAKASRTLPGSEVVVFRDPDGIQLEVWAEID is encoded by the coding sequence ATGCCGAGATTGAAGTCCGTGCACCACCTCGCCCTGACGGTCACCGACGTGGACCGGAGCGTGCCGTGGTACGTGCGGGTCCTCGAGCTCGAGGAGGCCGCCCGCCGGGAGGATCCCGAGACGGGGATGCGCAAGGTCGTGCTCAAGTCCGCCGACCACAGCTTCTCCGTGGTCCTCGTCCAGCACCCCGACACCGAGCGCCCCTGGTTCGACGAGCGGCGCACCGGGCTCGACCACGTCGCCTTCTGCGTGGACACCCGCGACGAGCTCAAGGACTGGGAGAAGCGCCTCGCCGAGCACGGGGTGACCTACAGCGCCGCGAAGGCGTCGCGCACGCTGCCCGGCTCCGAGGTCGTCGTCTTCCGCGATCCCGACGGCATCCAGCTCGAGGTCTGGGCTGAGATCGACTAA
- a CDS encoding DedA family protein, protein MAAGTGVSWLDTAGPTLVWIIVLSFVFVECALIVGLFLPGDSLLFGAGVVLAQHHAELSAWLLSLAALIVAVVGNQVGYYIGKHTGTRLIARRGGKVLNRRNLERARAFLDRRGFFAIVAARWIPWVRTLAPLIAGAARMDPKRFALATTAGGVLWVPTLVLLGYYGAGLLDALPWLKTLVVWLSIAFFVLGTAWGVWRYRQEMKKPVDEDPVRA, encoded by the coding sequence ATGGCCGCGGGTACCGGCGTGAGCTGGCTGGACACAGCCGGGCCCACGCTGGTGTGGATCATCGTGCTGAGCTTTGTTTTTGTCGAGTGCGCGCTGATCGTCGGGTTGTTCCTGCCCGGTGACTCGCTGCTGTTCGGCGCGGGCGTGGTGCTGGCGCAGCACCACGCCGAGCTGAGCGCCTGGCTGCTGTCCTTGGCGGCGCTGATCGTGGCGGTGGTCGGGAACCAGGTCGGGTACTACATCGGCAAGCACACGGGGACGCGGCTGATCGCGCGGCGTGGCGGCAAGGTGCTGAACCGGCGCAACCTGGAGCGGGCACGCGCTTTCCTGGACCGGCGGGGTTTCTTCGCCATCGTGGCGGCCCGGTGGATCCCGTGGGTGCGCACGCTGGCGCCGCTGATCGCCGGGGCCGCGCGCATGGACCCGAAGCGGTTCGCGCTGGCGACCACGGCCGGTGGCGTGTTGTGGGTGCCGACGCTGGTGCTGCTGGGGTACTACGGCGCCGGGTTGCTGGACGCGCTGCCGTGGCTGAAGACGCTGGTGGTGTGGCTGAGCATCGCGTTCTTCGTGCTGGGCACCGCCTGGGGTGTGTGGCGGTACCGGCAGGAGATGAAGAAGCCGGTGGACGAGGACCCGGTGCGGGCTTAG
- a CDS encoding YceI family protein, with protein MSTAGLRAQVSGAEGWAVAHAVLTVTDLTGKQVARVEADELGVVATPPLAPGVYTAVLTAAGFAPVARTARVGADGSGSLGEIMLESDAETVELPPAGPWVIDPAHSSVVATARHLGIASIKARFSELSGRITVARPAERSSVQAEIKAAAIDTGIAMRDDHLRSADFLDVERYPVIGFASTGLRQHGPVNWTLHGVLTLHGQQREVELDLRYGGCEADPWGGVRAAFHAETQLRRDDFAINYNAMVRAGVAAIGTVVKVELDIQAVQGEALPRM; from the coding sequence ATGAGCACAGCGGGACTGCGCGCGCAGGTCAGCGGCGCCGAAGGCTGGGCCGTGGCGCACGCCGTGCTGACCGTGACCGACCTGACCGGCAAGCAGGTGGCCAGGGTGGAGGCCGACGAGCTGGGCGTGGTGGCCACCCCGCCGCTGGCCCCCGGCGTCTACACCGCGGTGCTGACGGCGGCCGGGTTCGCCCCGGTCGCCCGCACCGCGCGGGTCGGCGCGGACGGTTCCGGCTCGCTCGGCGAGATCATGCTCGAGTCGGACGCGGAGACGGTCGAGCTGCCGCCGGCCGGGCCGTGGGTGATCGACCCGGCGCACTCGTCGGTCGTGGCCACCGCCCGCCACCTCGGCATCGCCAGCATCAAGGCGCGGTTCTCCGAGCTGTCCGGGCGGATCACCGTGGCCAGGCCGGCCGAGCGGTCGTCGGTGCAAGCCGAGATCAAGGCGGCCGCCATCGACACCGGCATCGCCATGCGGGACGACCACCTGCGCTCGGCGGACTTCCTCGACGTGGAGCGGTACCCGGTGATCGGGTTCGCCAGCACCGGGCTGCGTCAGCACGGGCCGGTGAACTGGACCCTGCACGGGGTGCTCACGCTGCACGGGCAGCAGCGCGAAGTCGAGCTGGACCTGCGTTACGGCGGCTGCGAGGCCGATCCGTGGGGTGGGGTCCGGGCCGCCTTCCACGCCGAGACGCAGCTGCGCCGCGACGACTTCGCGATCAACTACAACGCGATGGTGCGCGCGGGCGTGGCGGCCATCGGCACGGTGGTCAAGGTGGAGCTGGACATCCAGGCGGTCCAGGGGGAGGCCCTGCCCCGGATGTGA
- a CDS encoding MFS transporter: MTRAANPVQPPQHAAKEPERLSHRQIVTILIGLMSGMFLAALDQTIVGTSIVRIANDLHGFDLQAWITTAYLITSTIVTPIYGKLSDIYGRRPFYLAAISIFVIGSVAATFADSMYQLAAFRAVQGLGAGGLMSLAMTIIGDIVPPRERARYQGFFLAVFGVSTVLGPVLGGFFADIDSIAGLTGWRWVFLINVPIGLIAFAVVAKVLNVPHERHDHRIDWWGGMALVVAVVPLLIIAEQGNKWGWGSAEAIACYVIGGVGIVLFLFVERLMKDEALIPLRLFRNGTFTVAIAGSFIVGIGMFGAIMMIPQYMQVVQGYSPTESGLLMLPLMVGIMAASVISGQITSRTGRYKIFPVLGTLIITAGSVFFAQVEYDSALWHPLVAAGIIGLGLGSCMQTLVIAVQNAGPRSDMGVSTATATFFRQIGGTAGVAVFLTILFNTLADNIAKAFGGALPPEAGAQLGNFQADTSGIANLPEALKIPVLTGFTESITTVFWCAAGVTLVAFVVLLFMREIPLAGGAPSAAASVLEGGEALVDDEPEKQATAVSAKADTWDEVDQALREPELVGAHARPEENGHARMQAMTQPISNPANSVVSGRLDTGQPITGYVRRQDGSPVVRAALTLIDQSGRQVSRATGGGDGEYSIATPGSGTYVLIVSAAGHEPQASSVVVGDGPAKLDLTLAGSGEVSGVVTAERSGEPLRGVTVTLTDERGEVAGASSTDEEGRYAFHGIGAGNYTLVASGEHLRPLAVTLAVPDCGVLRHDVRLSGAVVLSGTALNEANQPVPDARITVLDDEGRVAAVSRTNDSGNYVISDLPEGAYTVVASGYPPATSRVELAGGGDSTHDVRLGYDQVIDELTNGRA, from the coding sequence ATGACCCGCGCCGCGAACCCGGTGCAACCACCACAGCACGCCGCGAAGGAACCGGAACGCCTGTCGCACCGGCAGATCGTCACCATCCTGATCGGCCTGATGTCCGGCATGTTCCTGGCCGCGCTGGACCAGACCATCGTCGGCACCTCGATCGTGCGGATCGCCAACGACCTGCACGGCTTCGACCTCCAGGCGTGGATCACCACCGCCTACCTGATCACCTCGACGATCGTCACGCCGATCTACGGCAAGCTGTCCGACATCTACGGGCGGCGGCCGTTCTACCTGGCCGCGATCTCGATCTTCGTGATCGGCTCGGTGGCGGCCACCTTCGCCGACTCGATGTACCAGCTCGCCGCCTTCCGCGCGGTGCAGGGCCTGGGCGCCGGCGGCCTGATGTCGCTGGCGATGACCATCATCGGCGACATCGTGCCGCCCCGGGAACGCGCCCGCTACCAGGGCTTCTTCCTGGCCGTGTTCGGCGTGTCCACGGTGCTCGGCCCGGTGCTCGGCGGCTTCTTCGCCGACATCGACTCGATCGCCGGCCTCACCGGCTGGCGCTGGGTGTTCCTGATCAACGTGCCGATCGGCCTGATCGCCTTCGCCGTGGTGGCCAAGGTGCTCAACGTGCCGCACGAGCGCCACGACCACCGCATCGACTGGTGGGGCGGGATGGCGCTGGTGGTGGCCGTGGTGCCGCTGCTGATCATCGCCGAGCAGGGCAACAAGTGGGGCTGGGGCTCGGCCGAGGCGATCGCCTGCTACGTCATCGGCGGCGTCGGCATCGTGCTGTTCCTGTTCGTGGAACGGCTGATGAAGGACGAGGCGCTGATCCCGCTGCGGTTGTTCCGCAACGGCACCTTCACCGTGGCCATCGCGGGCAGCTTCATCGTCGGCATCGGCATGTTCGGCGCGATCATGATGATCCCGCAGTACATGCAGGTGGTGCAGGGCTACTCGCCGACCGAGTCCGGGCTGCTGATGCTGCCGCTGATGGTCGGCATCATGGCCGCGTCGGTGATCTCCGGGCAGATCACCAGCCGCACCGGCCGGTACAAGATCTTCCCGGTGCTCGGCACGCTGATCATCACCGCGGGCTCGGTGTTCTTCGCGCAGGTCGAGTACGACAGCGCGCTGTGGCACCCGCTGGTGGCCGCGGGCATCATCGGCCTCGGCCTCGGTAGCTGCATGCAGACCCTGGTGATCGCGGTGCAGAACGCCGGGCCGCGCAGCGACATGGGCGTGTCGACCGCGACCGCGACCTTCTTCCGCCAGATCGGTGGTACCGCGGGTGTCGCGGTGTTCCTGACCATCCTGTTCAACACCCTGGCCGACAACATCGCGAAGGCCTTCGGCGGCGCGCTGCCGCCGGAAGCGGGTGCGCAGTTGGGCAACTTCCAGGCCGACACCTCGGGCATCGCGAATCTGCCGGAGGCGCTGAAGATCCCGGTGCTGACCGGGTTCACCGAGTCGATCACCACGGTGTTCTGGTGCGCGGCGGGCGTGACGCTGGTGGCCTTCGTGGTGCTGCTGTTCATGCGGGAGATCCCGCTGGCCGGTGGCGCGCCGTCGGCGGCGGCTTCGGTGCTCGAAGGCGGCGAGGCGCTGGTGGACGACGAGCCGGAGAAGCAGGCCACCGCGGTCTCGGCCAAGGCCGACACCTGGGACGAGGTCGACCAGGCGCTGCGCGAGCCCGAGCTGGTGGGCGCGCACGCCCGGCCGGAGGAGAACGGGCACGCCAGAATGCAGGCCATGACGCAGCCGATCAGCAACCCGGCCAACTCCGTGGTCAGCGGCAGGCTCGACACCGGGCAGCCGATCACCGGTTACGTCCGGCGGCAGGACGGCAGCCCGGTGGTCCGGGCCGCGCTGACCCTGATCGACCAGAGCGGCCGCCAGGTTTCGCGGGCCACCGGCGGTGGCGACGGCGAGTACTCCATCGCCACCCCCGGCTCGGGCACCTACGTGCTGATCGTTTCGGCCGCCGGGCACGAGCCGCAGGCGTCGAGCGTGGTCGTCGGTGACGGCCCGGCGAAGCTGGACCTCACGCTCGCCGGTTCGGGCGAGGTCAGCGGCGTGGTCACCGCCGAGCGGTCCGGTGAGCCGCTGCGCGGCGTGACCGTGACACTGACCGACGAACGCGGTGAGGTCGCCGGGGCTTCGTCCACCGACGAAGAGGGCCGCTACGCCTTCCACGGCATCGGCGCCGGCAACTACACGCTGGTCGCCAGCGGTGAGCACCTGCGCCCGCTCGCGGTCACGCTGGCCGTGCCGGACTGCGGGGTGCTGCGGCACGACGTCAGGCTCAGCGGGGCGGTGGTGCTCTCCGGTACCGCGCTGAACGAGGCGAACCAGCCGGTGCCGGACGCGCGGATCACCGTGCTCGACGACGAGGGCCGCGTCGCCGCGGTGTCGCGCACCAACGACTCGGGCAACTACGTGATCAGTGATCTTCCCGAAGGGGCGTACACGGTGGTGGCCAGCGGGTACCCTCCGGCCACCAGCCGGGTCGAGCTGGCGGGCGGCGGTGATTCCACCCACGACGTCCGGCTCGGCTACGACCAGGTGATCGACGAGCTGACGAACGGACGGGCATGA
- a CDS encoding MarR family winged helix-turn-helix transcriptional regulator, translating to MAPLHGDPPAASEADLDVADQLGFQLVRFMRLVNRAKAQVAKQGPDGIERAAYAILFTLIHEGPQRTSKLAESLHSEISTISRQSSSLVQHGLVERTADPEDGRACLLAPTAEGLRVFEENRKSRNQWIAELLADWPEEDRHTLMRLLDRLNVGIERQQQQVQQQQAEENAQPKGGTR from the coding sequence ATGGCACCTCTTCACGGCGACCCGCCCGCGGCCAGCGAAGCCGACCTCGACGTGGCCGACCAGCTGGGCTTCCAGCTCGTCCGGTTCATGCGGCTGGTCAACCGCGCCAAGGCGCAGGTCGCCAAGCAGGGACCGGACGGCATCGAACGGGCCGCCTACGCGATCCTGTTCACCCTCATCCACGAGGGCCCGCAGCGCACCAGCAAGCTCGCCGAATCGCTCCACTCGGAGATCTCCACGATCAGCAGGCAGAGCAGTTCGCTGGTGCAGCACGGCCTGGTGGAACGCACCGCCGATCCCGAGGACGGCCGGGCCTGCCTGCTCGCCCCGACCGCCGAGGGCCTGCGGGTCTTCGAGGAGAACCGCAAATCACGCAACCAGTGGATCGCCGAGCTGCTCGCGGACTGGCCGGAGGAGGACCGGCACACGCTGATGCGCCTGCTCGACCGGCTCAACGTCGGGATCGAGCGCCAGCAGCAGCAGGTCCAGCAGCAGCAGGCCGAAGAGAACGCACAGCCCAAGGGGGGCACCAGATGA
- a CDS encoding TetR/AcrR family transcriptional regulator, whose protein sequence is MPRPSAREIVLDAYVDILIEHGPGSVTLDAVAAKAKVSKGGLLYHFGSKEALLEGLLDRVWRLSLADVEYARTAPEGPIRYYLSSSVTDASMDKPAHRASMAALRQVGSDDRVVEVIRDCSQLWRDLLAEHIADPLTAEMVGTLGDGLYLRATMGEETATLAGQLDEVLRRLGL, encoded by the coding sequence GTGCCCCGGCCCTCCGCCCGCGAAATCGTGCTCGACGCCTACGTCGACATCCTCATCGAGCACGGACCCGGCTCGGTCACCCTGGACGCCGTCGCCGCGAAGGCGAAGGTCTCCAAGGGCGGCCTGCTCTACCACTTCGGTTCGAAGGAAGCCCTGCTCGAGGGCCTGCTGGACCGCGTATGGCGACTCAGCCTCGCCGACGTCGAATACGCCAGGACCGCGCCAGAGGGCCCGATCCGCTACTACCTCAGCTCGTCGGTGACCGACGCCTCGATGGACAAGCCGGCGCACCGGGCGTCGATGGCCGCGCTGCGCCAGGTCGGCTCAGACGACCGCGTGGTCGAGGTGATCCGCGACTGCTCGCAGCTGTGGCGCGACCTGCTGGCCGAGCACATCGCCGACCCGCTGACCGCCGAGATGGTCGGCACCCTCGGTGACGGCCTCTACCTGCGCGCCACCATGGGCGAGGAGACCGCCACGCTGGCCGGCCAGCTGGACGAAGTCCTCCGCCGCCTCGGGCTCTGA
- a CDS encoding MFS transporter: protein MFSNRGEIVVKAGGRQWAALAVLVLPVLLISVDMTVLGFALPYLSEDLAPTGTEQLWIVDIYSFMLAGLLVLMGTLGDRIGRRKLLLAGAVAFGVASVLAAFATTPWLLIAARALLGIGGATLMPSTLSLIRGIFTDPAQRRTAIAVWGAGFSGGMALGPVLGGWLLEHFWWGSVFLINVPVMLVLLVAGPLLLPEARDPKPGRFDPLSAVLSLATMLPIVYGIKLFAEHGFGVKAVVSVLAGAGIGVVFVRRQQVLADPMLDLALFRNRSFSTSVVTNLLGVFSLTGLLFLVPQYLQLVLGLRPMVAALWLLPTTVAGVAGALLAARLARRIPVATLIGVGLLIAAGGFAFLLGLGADSGLAALVAGFVLVSLGIALSETLTNDLIITAAPPERAGAASAISETGFELGGALGTAVIGSVATAVYRAGVPESAGEAARETLGGAAATVSGDLLHTAREAFVNGLHVTAVLGTVLLAYTGVQAMLLLRRRREPAEVAG from the coding sequence CTGTTTAGTAACAGGGGAGAGATCGTGGTCAAGGCAGGGGGCCGCCAGTGGGCGGCGCTGGCTGTGCTGGTGCTGCCGGTATTGCTGATCAGCGTGGACATGACCGTGCTCGGGTTCGCGCTGCCCTATCTCAGCGAGGACCTGGCACCGACCGGCACCGAGCAGCTGTGGATCGTGGACATCTACTCGTTCATGCTGGCCGGGCTGCTGGTGCTGATGGGCACGCTCGGCGACCGGATCGGGCGGCGGAAACTGCTGCTCGCCGGCGCGGTCGCGTTCGGGGTGGCGTCGGTGCTCGCGGCCTTCGCGACCACCCCGTGGCTGCTCATCGCCGCCCGCGCGCTGCTCGGCATCGGCGGCGCGACGCTGATGCCGTCGACGTTGTCGCTGATCCGCGGCATCTTCACCGACCCGGCGCAGCGCCGGACGGCCATCGCGGTGTGGGGCGCCGGCTTCTCCGGCGGCATGGCGCTGGGCCCGGTGCTCGGCGGCTGGCTGCTGGAGCACTTCTGGTGGGGCTCGGTGTTCCTGATCAACGTGCCGGTGATGCTGGTGCTGCTGGTCGCCGGTCCGCTGCTGCTGCCGGAAGCCCGTGACCCGAAGCCGGGCCGCTTCGACCCGCTGTCCGCCGTGCTGTCACTGGCCACGATGCTGCCGATCGTCTACGGCATCAAGCTGTTCGCCGAGCACGGGTTCGGGGTGAAGGCCGTGGTCAGCGTGCTGGCCGGGGCCGGGATCGGCGTGGTGTTCGTCCGGCGCCAGCAGGTGCTGGCCGACCCGATGCTCGACCTCGCGTTGTTCCGCAACCGCTCGTTCAGCACCTCGGTGGTGACCAACCTGCTCGGCGTGTTCTCGCTGACCGGGCTGCTCTTCCTGGTGCCGCAGTACCTGCAGCTGGTGCTCGGGCTGCGGCCGATGGTCGCCGCGCTGTGGCTGCTGCCGACGACGGTGGCGGGCGTGGCCGGGGCGCTGCTCGCCGCGCGCCTGGCCCGGCGGATCCCGGTGGCCACCCTGATCGGCGTCGGGTTGCTGATCGCGGCCGGCGGGTTCGCGTTCCTGCTCGGCCTCGGCGCCGACTCCGGACTGGCCGCGCTGGTCGCCGGGTTCGTGCTGGTCAGCCTGGGCATCGCGCTGTCGGAAACGCTGACGAACGACCTGATCATCACGGCCGCGCCGCCGGAGCGCGCGGGTGCCGCGTCGGCGATTTCGGAGACCGGCTTCGAACTCGGCGGTGCGCTGGGCACCGCGGTGATCGGCAGCGTGGCGACCGCCGTGTACCGGGCGGGTGTGCCGGAGAGCGCGGGCGAAGCGGCCCGCGAGACGCTCGGCGGGGCCGCGGCGACGGTCAGCGGGGACCTCCTGCACACCGCTCGCGAGGCCTTCGTGAACGGGCTGCACGTGACGGCCGTGCTGGGCACGGTGCTGCTCGCCTACACGGGCGTGCAGGCCATGCTCCTGCTGCGCCGCCGTCGCGAACCCGCGGAGGTGGCTGGCTGA
- a CDS encoding carboxypeptidase regulatory-like domain-containing protein produces the protein MNGIEEFGGSANPEDEALLADLDRLMDQLDPPPGDLVERVQFAIALESLDVEVARWVHANALEGVRGGSDEGTITFTVSDLTVMINLTKIGKHHRIDGWLVPAGEHGVEVRVAEHGTTSTTADEGGRFVLDDVPRGTTQIVVYVGTETSRRTVVTPTVVL, from the coding sequence ATGAACGGAATCGAGGAATTCGGGGGGAGCGCGAATCCCGAGGACGAGGCGCTGCTCGCTGATCTGGACCGGCTGATGGACCAGCTCGACCCGCCGCCGGGCGACCTGGTCGAGCGGGTGCAGTTCGCCATCGCACTGGAGAGCCTGGACGTCGAGGTGGCCCGCTGGGTGCACGCGAACGCGCTGGAAGGCGTCCGCGGCGGCAGCGACGAGGGCACCATCACCTTCACCGTCAGCGACCTGACCGTGATGATCAACCTGACCAAGATCGGGAAGCACCACCGGATCGACGGCTGGCTGGTGCCGGCCGGCGAGCACGGGGTGGAGGTGCGCGTCGCCGAGCACGGCACCACCTCCACCACCGCCGACGAAGGCGGCCGGTTCGTGCTGGACGACGTACCGCGCGGCACCACGCAGATCGTGGTCTACGTCGGCACCGAGACCTCCCGGCGCACCGTGGTCACCCCGACCGTCGTGCTCTGA
- a CDS encoding RNA polymerase sigma factor produces the protein MTEVRTAEADPPWEGLQGNDLYAACMRAARAGDRVAMDRLVAELTPLVWHVARANGLDRHTAEDVVQTVWLALFSHLDQLHEPRALAGWLITTARREAQRPYGRKTPPVPLTEEMAERVESTQPAPEAEAVRTDRDNRMWRAFLNLPQNCQDLLRLTVLAGRAEYHSVAEALRIPRGSIGPTRRRCLTRLRTLFEAEGGSQ, from the coding sequence GTGACCGAAGTGCGAACCGCGGAGGCGGATCCACCGTGGGAAGGCCTCCAGGGCAACGACCTGTACGCGGCCTGCATGCGGGCCGCGAGGGCCGGTGACCGGGTGGCCATGGATCGGCTCGTCGCCGAACTCACCCCGTTGGTCTGGCACGTGGCCAGGGCCAACGGCCTGGACCGGCACACCGCCGAGGACGTGGTCCAGACGGTGTGGCTGGCCCTGTTCAGCCACCTCGACCAGCTGCACGAACCGCGGGCGCTGGCGGGCTGGCTGATCACCACCGCGCGGCGGGAGGCGCAGCGGCCGTACGGCCGCAAGACGCCGCCCGTCCCACTGACCGAGGAGATGGCCGAGCGGGTGGAGAGCACCCAACCGGCACCGGAGGCCGAGGCCGTGCGCACCGACCGGGACAACCGGATGTGGCGGGCGTTCCTCAACCTGCCGCAGAACTGCCAGGACCTCCTCCGGCTGACCGTCCTGGCGGGCCGCGCCGAATACCACTCGGTAGCCGAAGCACTGCGGATACCGCGTGGCAGCATCGGACCGACCAGGCGACGCTGCCTGACACGGTTGCGCACATTGTTCGAGGCCGAAGGGGGCAGCCAATGA
- a CDS encoding FAD-binding oxidoreductase: MSNEALVTRLRDALGKDAVLTDTDVTAAYSRDMMPLAEAGTPLAVVLPADTEQVQAVVRACAEAKVPIVPRGAGSGLSGAANAIDGCVVLVLTKLDQVVEIDAGNRLAVVQPGVVNLDFRNAVEKHGLFYPPDPSSYDWCTIGGNLSTNAGGLCCVKYGVTTDAVLGLEVVLADGSLLKTGRRTVKGVAGYDLARLFVGSEGTLGVITQATVALKPLPQAPGTLVAGFTTTEAAGEAVARVVREGLVPSLMEIMDAASIKAAETYLRTDIGAGSDCQALLLCQSDAGGEVARRELSALEQICRDCGADMTYATDDLAEGNMLLQARRVVLTALETYGVWLTDDVSVPRTRIAELIAGCQRISEEVGLRIAVVGHAGDGNMHPTIVYAPDSEEEFARARTAFDAILDVGLSLGGTVTGEHGVGKIKREWLEREIGPVGMRVHREIKRALDPENLFNPGSMFSV; encoded by the coding sequence ATGAGCAACGAGGCTTTGGTGACCAGGCTCCGCGACGCGCTCGGCAAGGACGCCGTGCTGACCGACACCGACGTCACGGCCGCGTATTCACGCGACATGATGCCGCTCGCCGAGGCGGGCACCCCGCTGGCGGTGGTGCTGCCCGCGGACACCGAGCAGGTGCAGGCGGTGGTCCGCGCGTGCGCCGAGGCGAAGGTGCCGATCGTGCCGCGGGGCGCGGGCAGCGGGCTGTCCGGCGCGGCCAACGCGATCGACGGGTGCGTGGTGCTGGTGCTGACCAAGCTCGACCAGGTCGTCGAGATCGACGCGGGCAACCGGCTCGCCGTGGTGCAGCCGGGCGTGGTCAACCTCGACTTCCGCAACGCGGTGGAGAAGCACGGGCTGTTCTATCCGCCGGACCCGTCGAGCTACGACTGGTGCACGATCGGCGGCAACCTGTCCACGAACGCCGGCGGGCTGTGCTGCGTGAAGTACGGCGTGACCACCGACGCGGTGCTGGGCCTGGAAGTGGTGCTGGCCGACGGGTCGCTGCTGAAGACCGGCCGCCGCACGGTGAAGGGCGTGGCCGGGTACGACCTGGCGCGGTTGTTCGTCGGCAGCGAGGGCACGCTCGGCGTGATCACCCAGGCCACCGTGGCGCTCAAGCCGCTGCCGCAGGCGCCGGGCACGCTGGTCGCCGGGTTCACCACCACCGAAGCCGCCGGGGAGGCGGTGGCCAGGGTGGTGCGCGAGGGACTGGTGCCGTCGCTGATGGAGATCATGGACGCCGCCTCGATCAAGGCGGCCGAGACCTATCTGCGCACCGACATCGGCGCCGGTTCGGACTGCCAGGCGCTGCTGCTGTGCCAGTCGGACGCCGGTGGTGAGGTGGCCAGGCGGGAGCTGTCGGCGCTGGAGCAGATCTGCCGCGACTGCGGTGCCGACATGACCTACGCCACCGACGACCTCGCCGAGGGCAACATGCTGTTGCAGGCCCGCCGGGTGGTGCTGACCGCGCTGGAGACCTACGGCGTGTGGCTGACCGACGACGTGTCCGTGCCGCGCACCCGGATCGCCGAGCTGATCGCCGGGTGCCAGCGGATCAGCGAGGAGGTCGGGCTGCGGATCGCCGTGGTCGGGCACGCCGGCGACGGCAACATGCACCCGACGATCGTCTACGCGCCGGACTCCGAGGAGGAGTTCGCCAGGGCACGCACGGCGTTCGACGCGATCCTGGACGTCGGCCTGTCACTGGGCGGCACGGTCACCGGTGAGCACGGCGTCGGCAAGATCAAGCGGGAGTGGCTGGAGCGGGAGATCGGCCCGGTCGGCATGCGGGTGCACCGGGAGATCAAGCGCGCACTGGACCCGGAGAACCTGTTCAACCCCGGTTCCATGTTCTCTGTGTAA